GTACACCTAAACTTGCTGTGCAGGGAGGAACTATAGGTGGCAGCCACACAGGGGCTTACAACAGAGAACCATAAAGGATACTCGACAAAGCAGAAGCCACAGGGAGTTTTCTTGATCTTATCCAGCCCCATGACAATCCTCTTCACGTCCCCACACTTGGAGAAGAGCTCCTGGATCTGCTCCTCAGTGGTGTAGAAGGACAGGTTGCCAACATACAGCGTAGAGGAAATTTTCAGGGacttttcctgcagctgccGGCTAccctgggggcagaggggagcacACAGCCGGTTAAGCGCTCCCGCCGcccacctcccacctccccGGCCCCTCGCACGGCCTTGCCCCGGCAGCAgtcccacccccccaccccgggTTTGGGCTCCACCGCCCCGACCCCTGCGCCTCAGTCCCGGCTGCCGAGCGCACCCGGAAGTGCTGGTCCCGGTACTGGCTGATCTCGCAGTAGGAGTCGCTGTTGAGCCCGCTCAGCGTTGTGTGGAGCAGCCCCGACATCTCGCCCGCGCCCGACCGGGCCCTGATCTTTGGATCCTTCCAGAACCACCGCGGCGCCCACCggatggaaaataaagaaaccGAACCGCCGCGCCGTCCGATTGGCTCCGGCCCCTGTCTGTCGCTCAGGCCGGAAAGGCGGGGCGATGGTGCCGTGATGCCAATCGGCGGCCGCAAGCGCCAGGAGCTCCCGGTTCGGTtcggccccgccccgcccggcgTGCTCCTCGGCAGCGCGCGCGCGTGGGGTGCCTGGCGCGCATGCGCCGCTCGCCCTCCCGTCTCCTCAGGGTCTGTGGGGGCTCTGGAGATGGCGGGGACGCGGCTTGAGGCGGTGGAAGGTACCGCCTGCCCCTGGGCGGGGATTCCCTGATGAGCTCCTAGGAGTCACTGCCCGTTGTTGGCTGTGTCTGACGTTCCCGTCTCCTCCTGTCTCGCAGGACTGGTGCgggagctgctgagggaggAGGCTCCGTCCCGCATCGCCGCCCTCACCGAGGAGCTCTTCCAGGCGGCTGGGAGTATCGCCGAGGAGGGCAGAAGTTCCCCGGTTCTGGGAGAGCCTCAGCCCCTGGGCCCGTTACCGCTCTCCAGCCCGCCCCAAGCGATGGGGGTTTCACGTCCTCCATGCCACACAGCAGCGCCGGCCCATGTTGgtgcctgcagctcttccagccCTTGGGTGCCATCTGTTGAGGTGAAAAGCCAATGCTTAAAACTGTAGCGCTGGTTGAACGCAAAcaaagcagtttattttttcaccttttaaCCCAATAGCATGAAAGTtcaaaataaaggggaaaatacTGATCCTATAGGTAAAAGGCTCGTAATTCCT
This genomic stretch from Calypte anna isolate BGI_N300 chromosome 4, bCalAnn1_v1.p, whole genome shotgun sequence harbors:
- the LOC103535607 gene encoding nuclear cap-binding protein subunit 2 isoform X2; translated protein: MSGLLHTTLSGLNSDSYCEISQYRDQHFRGSRQLQEKSLKISSTLYVGNLSFYTTEEQIQELFSKCGDVKRIVMGLDKIKKTPCGFCFVEYYTRADAEHAMRFINGTRLDDRIIRTDWDAGFKEGRQYGRGKTGGQVRDEYRTDYDVGRGGFGKIIQMQKANHQPAIY